A single Argentina anserina chromosome 7, drPotAnse1.1, whole genome shotgun sequence DNA region contains:
- the LOC126802250 gene encoding zinc finger CCCH domain-containing protein 53 isoform X1 — protein sequence MDSYEATRIVFSRITNLDPENASKIMGLLLIQDHGEKEMIRLAFGPEAFLHSVILKARKDLGLMPVSNSPSTPSSPSPFLSTNPVAITRQNSASSRLSLTIPNPSSSPSTWAALSSELRNQNQDDSMSPNGSSFFGNGGPDHVLEEFPLQDQLSFLNDGAPNLRGTKSPDLFYPQSDLSSSPTNGSDHNLFSSYSGNWAGGASLHRRSCSVSDVCLEDPGFGWKPCLYYARGYCKNGTSCRFLHGGGLGDLGSDGAPPPLVGSPSKLEMMDQSCHEALLRSKSAHQQRLAAASQLMASANSFPYSSSKCMNFLLQQQQTDAQRAAAALMMGDDIHKFSRSPRMERNEFSMINGGGGMVNPASRQIYLTFPADSTFREEDVSNYFSIYGPVQDVRIPYQQKRMFGFVTFMYPETVKLILAKGNPHFVCDARVLVKPYKEKGKVQDRKQQMERGDLSPCGTPTGLDGRDPFDLQLGARMFYNSQDMMWRRKLEEQAELQQALEIQSRRLMDLQLLDVKKHHHRALSASSPINSPTQSPSMFSQNFLRPSFHSPEGTQEICASPVPPVSPPLLADQQPHSVASVVTGKESAANCDDSRGGKGNRHEDLSALLGSLEHNLPDSPFASPTKRSRDYFSAFPVVASEANDVSDVSAATAKINLATSPLPSTSSLDMASFKPFNCQIPRLSSGHGATIGMYAAGAGGPKCPVGTS from the exons ATGGATTCCTATGAAGCTACAAGGATTGTGTTCTCAAGGATCACAAACTTGGACCCTGAAAATGCCTCCAAAATCATGGGTCTTCTGCTTATCCAAGACCATGGTGAAAAGGAAATGATAAGATTAGCTTTCGGCCCCGAAGCTTTTCTCCACTCTGTGATTCTCAAGGCTCGCAAGGACTTGGGACTGATGCCCGTTTCCAACTCCCCTTCCACGCCCTCTTCTCCTTCGCCTTTCCTCTCCACCAATCCAGTCGCTATTACGAGGCAGAACTCTGCTTCTTCGAGGCTGTCTCTCACTATTCCCAACCCGTCTTCTTCGCCTTCTACTTGGGCTGCTCTGTCTTCCGAGCTTCGAAATCAAAACCAAGATGACAGTATGAGTCCCAACGGCTCTTCCTTCTTCGGGAACGGTGGGCCGGACCATGTCCTCGAGGAGTTCCCTCTTCAAGACCAGCTCTCTTTTCTCAACGATGGAGCTCCTAACCTCAGAGGAACCAAGTCCCCTGATTTGTTCTACCCACAGTCAGACTTGTCGTCGAGTCCGACTAATGGTTCTGATCACAACCTTTTCTCCTCCTACTCCGGGAACTGGGCCGGCGGCGCCTCTCTTCACCGCCGGAGCTGCTCTGTTAGTGATGTGTGCTTGGAAGACCCGGGGTTCGGGTGGAAGCCCTGTTTGTATTATGCAAGAGGGTACTGCAAGAATGGAACGAGCTGTAGATTCTTGCATGGTGGTGGACTTGGAGATTTGGGTTCAGATGGTGCTCCACCTCCACTTGTTGGTTCGCCGAGCAAGCTTGAGATGATGGACCAGTCCTGCCACGAGGCGCTTCTCAGATCCAAGTCTGCTCATCAGCAAAGACTCGCTGCAGCTTCCCAGCTCATGGCCTCGGCCAACTCATTTCCTTACTCATCCTCCAAGTGCATGAACTTTCTCCTTCAGCAGCAACAGACTGATGCTCAGAG GGCTGCAGCAGCGTTGATGATGGGTGATGATATCCACAAATTCAGTCGATCTCCTCGGATGGAAAGAAACGAGTTTTCGATGATCAACGGTGGAGGTGGGATGGTGAATCCAGCCTCAAGGCAGATATACTTGACTTTTCCAGCTGATAGCACTTTCAGAGAAGAAGACGTGTCGAATTATTTCAG CATTTATGGACCTGTTCAAGATGTGAGAATCCCATACCAGCAGAAGAGGATGTTTGGTTTTGTTACATTTATGTACCCTGAGACTGTGAAGCTTATTTTGGCAAAAGGGAACCCTCATTTTGTGTGTGATGCTAGAGTGCTGGTCAAGCCTTACAAGGAGAAGGGCAAGGTTCAGGACAG GAAGCAACAAATGGAAAGAGGAGATTTGTCTCCCTGTGGCACACCTACTGGCCTCGATGGTAGAGACCCTTTTGATCTCCAGCTAG GAGCAAGGATGTTTTACAATTCTCAAGATATGATGTGGAGGAGGAAACTGGAGGAGCAAGCTGAGCTGCAGCAAGCACTGGAAATTCAAAGCCGAAGGCTAATGGATCTGCAGCTTCTTGATGTTAAGAAGCATCATCATCGTGCTCTTTCTGCCAGCAGTCCGATTAATTCTCCTACTCAGTCCCCGAGTATGTTCAGCCAGAACTTTCTGCGTCCTTCATTCCACAGTCCAGAAGGTACTCAAG AGATCTGTGCAAGTCCAGTGCCACCCGTTTCTCCACCTCTCTTAGCAGACCAGCAGCCTCACTCGGTAGCATCTGTAGTTACAGGTAAAGAATCAGCTGCCAACTGTGACGATAGCAGGGGTGGCAAGGGAAACCGCCATGAAGATCTGAGTGCATTGTTAGGAAG CTTGGAGCATAATCTCCCCGACAGCCCCTTCGCATCTCCAACAAAGAGATCCCGAGATTACTTCTCTGCCTTCCCTGTCGTAGCTAGTGAGGCCAATGATGTATCGGATGTGTCAGCTGCAACGGCTAAAATTAACTTGGCGACTTCCCCCCTGCCGTCCACTTCCTCTCTGGACATGGCATCTTTCAAGCCTTTTAACTGCCAAATTCCGAG GTTGTCTTCCGGCCATGGAGCCACCATAGGGATGTATGCCGCCGGGGCAGGGGGTCCGAAATGCCCAGTTGGAACTTCCTAA
- the LOC126802250 gene encoding zinc finger CCCH domain-containing protein 53 isoform X2 — translation MDSYEATRIVFSRITNLDPENASKIMGLLLIQDHGEKEMIRLAFGPEAFLHSVILKARKDLGLMPVSNSPSTPSSPSPFLSTNPVAITRQNSASSRLSLTIPNPSSSPSTWAALSSELRNQNQDDSMSPNGSSFFGNGGPDHVLEEFPLQDQLSFLNDGAPNLRGTKSPDLFYPQSDLSSSPTNGSDHNLFSSYSGNWAGGASLHRRSCSVSDVCLEDPGFGWKPCLYYARGYCKNGTSCRFLHGGGLGDLGSDGAPPPLVGSPSKLEMMDQSCHEALLRSKSAHQQRLAAASQLMASANSFPYSSSKCMNFLLQQQQTDAQRAAAALMMGDDIHKFSRSPRMERNEFSMINGGGGMVNPASRQIYLTFPADSTFREEDVSNYFSIYGPVQDVRIPYQQKRMFGFVTFMYPETVKLILAKGNPHFVCDARVLVKPYKEKGKVQDRKQQMERGDLSPCGTPTGLDGRDPFDLQLGARMFYNSQDMMWRRKLEEQAELQQALEIQSRRLMDLQLLDVKKHHHRALSASSPINSPTQSPSMFSQNFLRPSFHSPEEICASPVPPVSPPLLADQQPHSVASVVTGKESAANCDDSRGGKGNRHEDLSALLGSLEHNLPDSPFASPTKRSRDYFSAFPVVASEANDVSDVSAATAKINLATSPLPSTSSLDMASFKPFNCQIPRLSSGHGATIGMYAAGAGGPKCPVGTS, via the exons ATGGATTCCTATGAAGCTACAAGGATTGTGTTCTCAAGGATCACAAACTTGGACCCTGAAAATGCCTCCAAAATCATGGGTCTTCTGCTTATCCAAGACCATGGTGAAAAGGAAATGATAAGATTAGCTTTCGGCCCCGAAGCTTTTCTCCACTCTGTGATTCTCAAGGCTCGCAAGGACTTGGGACTGATGCCCGTTTCCAACTCCCCTTCCACGCCCTCTTCTCCTTCGCCTTTCCTCTCCACCAATCCAGTCGCTATTACGAGGCAGAACTCTGCTTCTTCGAGGCTGTCTCTCACTATTCCCAACCCGTCTTCTTCGCCTTCTACTTGGGCTGCTCTGTCTTCCGAGCTTCGAAATCAAAACCAAGATGACAGTATGAGTCCCAACGGCTCTTCCTTCTTCGGGAACGGTGGGCCGGACCATGTCCTCGAGGAGTTCCCTCTTCAAGACCAGCTCTCTTTTCTCAACGATGGAGCTCCTAACCTCAGAGGAACCAAGTCCCCTGATTTGTTCTACCCACAGTCAGACTTGTCGTCGAGTCCGACTAATGGTTCTGATCACAACCTTTTCTCCTCCTACTCCGGGAACTGGGCCGGCGGCGCCTCTCTTCACCGCCGGAGCTGCTCTGTTAGTGATGTGTGCTTGGAAGACCCGGGGTTCGGGTGGAAGCCCTGTTTGTATTATGCAAGAGGGTACTGCAAGAATGGAACGAGCTGTAGATTCTTGCATGGTGGTGGACTTGGAGATTTGGGTTCAGATGGTGCTCCACCTCCACTTGTTGGTTCGCCGAGCAAGCTTGAGATGATGGACCAGTCCTGCCACGAGGCGCTTCTCAGATCCAAGTCTGCTCATCAGCAAAGACTCGCTGCAGCTTCCCAGCTCATGGCCTCGGCCAACTCATTTCCTTACTCATCCTCCAAGTGCATGAACTTTCTCCTTCAGCAGCAACAGACTGATGCTCAGAG GGCTGCAGCAGCGTTGATGATGGGTGATGATATCCACAAATTCAGTCGATCTCCTCGGATGGAAAGAAACGAGTTTTCGATGATCAACGGTGGAGGTGGGATGGTGAATCCAGCCTCAAGGCAGATATACTTGACTTTTCCAGCTGATAGCACTTTCAGAGAAGAAGACGTGTCGAATTATTTCAG CATTTATGGACCTGTTCAAGATGTGAGAATCCCATACCAGCAGAAGAGGATGTTTGGTTTTGTTACATTTATGTACCCTGAGACTGTGAAGCTTATTTTGGCAAAAGGGAACCCTCATTTTGTGTGTGATGCTAGAGTGCTGGTCAAGCCTTACAAGGAGAAGGGCAAGGTTCAGGACAG GAAGCAACAAATGGAAAGAGGAGATTTGTCTCCCTGTGGCACACCTACTGGCCTCGATGGTAGAGACCCTTTTGATCTCCAGCTAG GAGCAAGGATGTTTTACAATTCTCAAGATATGATGTGGAGGAGGAAACTGGAGGAGCAAGCTGAGCTGCAGCAAGCACTGGAAATTCAAAGCCGAAGGCTAATGGATCTGCAGCTTCTTGATGTTAAGAAGCATCATCATCGTGCTCTTTCTGCCAGCAGTCCGATTAATTCTCCTACTCAGTCCCCGAGTATGTTCAGCCAGAACTTTCTGCGTCCTTCATTCCACAGTCCAGAAG AGATCTGTGCAAGTCCAGTGCCACCCGTTTCTCCACCTCTCTTAGCAGACCAGCAGCCTCACTCGGTAGCATCTGTAGTTACAGGTAAAGAATCAGCTGCCAACTGTGACGATAGCAGGGGTGGCAAGGGAAACCGCCATGAAGATCTGAGTGCATTGTTAGGAAG CTTGGAGCATAATCTCCCCGACAGCCCCTTCGCATCTCCAACAAAGAGATCCCGAGATTACTTCTCTGCCTTCCCTGTCGTAGCTAGTGAGGCCAATGATGTATCGGATGTGTCAGCTGCAACGGCTAAAATTAACTTGGCGACTTCCCCCCTGCCGTCCACTTCCTCTCTGGACATGGCATCTTTCAAGCCTTTTAACTGCCAAATTCCGAG GTTGTCTTCCGGCCATGGAGCCACCATAGGGATGTATGCCGCCGGGGCAGGGGGTCCGAAATGCCCAGTTGGAACTTCCTAA